CAGTAGTAACCACTGCTACCTCACCAGTTTTTGATGGTAGAAATGTAAAAGAAGGGACTCATATAAATGGGGTGGGATCCTATATGAAACATATGCAAGAACTTGATGAATATATTATAGCTAGAGCAGATAAAATATATTTAGATTCAAAAGAAGCTGTTTTAAGCGAGGCCGGAGATTTTATAATACCTTTAGAAAAGGGAACTATAAAAGAGGATAAAATTACAGGAGAATTAGGACAAGTTGTTTCAAAAATTATAGACGGAAGAAAAAATGAAAAAGAAATAACTTTATTTAAGTCTGTAGGTATTGCAGTGCAAGATGTTGTAACAGCATATAAAATATATGAAAAAGCCCTACAAAATAAAGTAGGCAAAGAAATAGAAATATAAGCAGCGAACCCAAATCTACGATTTGGTGTGAGTCGCTTACTCCTATGCAAATAGGAGTTCCATATGAATAGAACCCAAATCTATGATTTGGCGTGATTCGCGTACTCCTATGTAAATAGGAGTTTCATATCAAGATTAGAACCCAAATGAATAGATTTAATTTTAATCCGTAAATATGAAAATATATTCATAAGCAATTCATTTCGCTAAGAATTTCTAAATTGGGGTTCATTAAAAATTTGCTACCCGGTAGAATCGCCATCTTGGCTTCACTACCGGTTCAACACGTCCTGTGATGAATTGCAAGTTTTTAATTACGCTAAATTAAGAATTACTAAAGCTTATTCAAATGCTTATTATATGTATTATTTATATTTACTACTTAAAATTAAATCTATTTTTGGATTAGTTTATTCAATAAAAGCAATTGTAAAATTAAATAAGTAATAGGTTCTCCTCGTATATTTAATGAATTAATTCAATAAAAAAGGAAATACAGTAAATTTTAAAAAATATATATGGAACCTGTAAAAAAATTGATGCTACCGCATTTATTATAGTTTAAACGAAATTTAAAAAAGCAGAAATTTTTAAATTCCTGCTTTTTATATATACTTATAATTATGACAGTGTGAGTTTATGGAGATTATATAATTATAAGCTATACAAACAAATTTTATTTAAATAAAAATAGTATTATCTGCAGAAGTCATTTCTTCCACTATAGTATACATATTTGTTATTTCTCCAACTTTAAGGTTATCTTTTATATTATAAAAATCAAGGCAAGTTCCACAGCTTAGTATATTAACACCTTTATCTTTTAGTGTTTGTATACTTTCAAGGCATTCAGAACCTTCAATTGTAAGCTTAACTCCACCATTTAAAAATAATAAATGGGAAGGAAGTTTATCACTTTCAGATAGAGCATATAAATAACTCTTCATAAGAGCAGTTCCTAATTTATCATCTCCGCCCCCAAGAACATTTTTTGAAATTACCATAACTAATTTCTTTTCATTTGATAAAATTGTTTCACAAGCTGCATAAT
Above is a window of Clostridium sporogenes DNA encoding:
- the yedF gene encoding sulfurtransferase-like selenium metabolism protein YedF, whose product is MAKIIDCKGLKCPQPVINTKKYFDSIEEGQATAIVDNEVAKNNIIKLAEKNGFKSEVEEKDSLYYITIIKENYAACETILSNEKKLVMVISKNVLGGGDDKLGTALMKSYLYALSESDKLPSHLLFLNGGVKLTIEGSECLESIQTLKDKGVNILSCGTCLDFYNIKDNLKVGEITNMYTIVEEMTSADNTIFI